The Patescibacteria group bacterium genomic sequence CCGAGCGACGCCGATAAGAAAGAAAACATCACATATTTCCGTTGTGTTAGCCGAAAAAAAGCCGACCAAGCAAGTAAAAAAGAAAGAGACTAAAGTTGAAGCACCAGTAGCTGTTAAAGATTTTGAGAAGGCAGCGAAGCAGGCGAAAAAAGAAGAACAGAAGGCGGAGATTGAACCCAAAGCCAAAGAAAAAAAGGCCAAAGCAGTAGAAGAAAAGAGAATGCCGGAAAAGGGCCGAAAAGAGCAGCTAGAACAGTTGCGCAAGAAGGAGAAAAGGGGTATATTTAGAAAAATATTTTCCAGGAAGACGGGCAGTTCATAGAATGAAGTTTGATTCCTAAAGTGGAGAATAGCATTATTTAGAAGTTAGAATTTATAATATATGGGACAGAAAGTCAATCCAAAAGCTTATAGAATCGCAGTGATTAAAACTTGGGACTCCAAGTGGTTTTCGAATAAAGAATTTAAGAATTTTTTACGCGAGGATGTAATGCTTCGCAAACTCATTTATGAAAAACTCAAAAAGTCAGGTGTAGCCAAGATTGAAATCGAACGTTC encodes the following:
- the rplV gene encoding 50S ribosomal protein L22, which translates into the protein MEVKASARYIRMSPKKVRLVLGVVKGMDAGEALEQLRFLNKRATGPVIKLLNSAVANATHNLGLEKSNLYIKEIVAGLGPTLKRWKPRAFGRATPIRKKTSHISVVLAEKKPTKQVKKKETKVEAPVAVKDFEKAAKQAKKEEQKAEIEPKAKEKKAKAVEEKRMPEKGRKEQLEQLRKKEKRGIFRKIFSRKTGSS